The Nevskiales bacterium nucleotide sequence AGAGCCTAGCGGCCAGTTGCGGATCGCGGGCCTCGGGCCGACAGTCCACCTTCTCCGGGAAGCCCTTCAGCTGCTTGAACCCCCCGGGCCCGTAGTAGTCGCCGCCGGCGACGCCCGCGGCGGTCGCGGCATACAGCGCCGGCAACGCGCCCCTCGCTGGCGGCTGGGCGAACAGCCGCGTGGACAGCCGCATGAAGAAACCGCCGAGGTCGAGGTTGGTTGCGGTGTAACCGGGATGTGCCGCCACCGCGATGACCGGGGCTGCGGCCCGCTTGAGCCGGCGATCGAGCTCGAACGTGAACAGCAGCGTCGCCAGCTTGCTCTTGCCGTAGGCATCCATGTCCCGGTACGGCTTGCGCTCGAAATGCGGGTCGTCGAAATCCAGACCCGGCGTCAGTCGGTGTGCCAGGCTGGCGGTGTTCACCACGCGCGCACCCGGCGCGGCGCACAGGCTATCGAGAAGGCGCAGGGTCAGCGCATAGGTACCGATGACATTGGTGCCCAGGTGCATCTCGAAGCCGTCGCGGGTCTTCCCGAACGGCGCGAGGATGGCGCTGGCGTTGTTGCACAGGATGTCGAGCCGCGGGAAGCGCGCGCCGAAGGCCTCCGCGAAGCGGCGGATCGACGCTAGCTCCGCCAGGTCCACGTCCATGACCTCCAGCCGCGCGCCGGGAATCTCGCTGCACAGCTGGCGCGCGGCCGCCTCGCCTTTCGCCCTGTCGCGGCAGCCCAAGATCACGGTCGCGCCGGCGCGGGCCAGCGCGCGCGTGATTTCCAACCCAAGCCCGCGATTGGCACCGGTGACCAGCGCCAGCTTCCCGTGCAGCGCAGGGATATTCTGCGCCGTCCAAGGTCTATTCATTGCATCTCCTCACCCATCCGTCCACAGACTACGTGCAGGGTAATCCGAATGCCTACCCTGTCCGCATGAGCGCGCATGCACGTTACACTGGCAGTCTGTTGAGGCAAACACCCCAGGAGTCGAACGGATGCTGCCCTTTTCGGCATTGATGCGCAGCGCGCAACTCGCACCCGGCTCGTGCACACTGGACGTAGGCGAAGACTGGTTGCAGGGGCGCAGCGTGTTCGGCGGCCTGCAGGTGGCGGTCGCCGTGCGCGCCATGCGCACGCTGGTGCCCGAACTGCCGCTGCGCACGCTACAGGTGCTGTTCGCCGCGCCCGTGCCC carries:
- a CDS encoding oxidoreductase, whose protein sequence is MNRPWTAQNIPALHGKLALVTGANRGLGLEITRALARAGATVILGCRDRAKGEAAARQLCSEIPGARLEVMDVDLAELASIRRFAEAFGARFPRLDILCNNASAILAPFGKTRDGFEMHLGTNVIGTYALTLRLLDSLCAAPGARVVNTASLAHRLTPGLDFDDPHFERKPYRDMDAYGKSKLATLLFTFELDRRLKRAAAPVIAVAAHPGYTATNLDLGGFFMRLSTRLFAQPPARGALPALYAATAAGVAGGDYYGPGGFKQLKGFPEKVDCRPEARDPQLAARLWALCERLTGLRYPP